Genomic window (Flavobacteriales bacterium):
GGCACTTCGTGCGACGATGGGAATGCGGCAACGATCAACGATGTGCTGAACGCGAACTGCCAATGCGCAGGCACCCCGGCGACACTGGACTGCAATAATGTTCCGAACGGCCCCGCACTCCCCGGCACCGCTTGTGACGACGGGAACGCGAACACGGGCAATGACACGTGGACCTCGAACTGCAACTGCGTCGGGCAAGCGCTGGACTGCAATGGCACCCCTGGTGGCAACGTTCTTCCCGGCACTTCGTGCGACGATGGGAATGCGGCAACGATCAACGATGTGCTGAACGCGAACTGCCAATGCGCAGGCACCCCGGCGACACTGGACTGCAACAATGTTCCGAACGGCCCCGCACTCCCCGGCACCGCTTGTGACGACGGGAACGCGAACACGGGCAATGACACATGGACCTCGAACTGCAACTGTGTCGGCCAAGCGCTGGACTGCAATGGTACCCCCGGCGGCAGCGTCTTGCCGGGCACTTCCTGTGACGACGGAAATGCGGCTACGATCAACGACGTGCTGAACGCGAACTGCCAATGCGCAGGCACCCCGGCGACACTGGACTGCAACAATGTTCCGAACGGCCCCGCACTCCCCGGCACCGCTTGTGACGACGGGAACGCGAACACGGGCAATGACACGTGGACCGCGAACTGCAACTGCGTCGGGCAAGCGCTGGACTGCAATGGCACCCCTGGTGGCAACGTTCTTCCCGGCACTTCGTGCGACGATGGGAATGCGGCAACGATCAACGACGTGCTGAACGCGAACTGCCAATGCGCAGGCACCCCGGCGACACTGGACTGCAACAATGTTCCGAACGGCCCCGCACTCCCCGGTACCGCTTGCGATGACGGGAACGCGAACACGGGCAATGACACGTGGACCTCGAACTGCAACTGTGTCGGGCAAACGCTGGACTGCAATGGTACCCCCGGCGGCAGTGTCTTGCCGGGTACTTCCTGCGACGATGGCAACGCGGCGACGATCAATGATGTGCTGAACGCGAACTGCGAATGCGCAGGTACTCCTGTGATGCTCGATTGCAACAGCGTTCCGAACGGTCCGGCGATGCCGGGCACGGCCTGCGATGACGGGAATGCTTCAACGATCAATGATGTGCTGAACGCGAACTGCGAATGCGCAGGGACGCCAGCGACGCTGGACTGCAACAACGTTCCAAACGGTCCGGCGATGCCGGGTACCGCTTGCGATGACGGGAACGCGAACACGGGCAATGACACATGGACCTCGAACTGCGAGTGCGAAGGCCAAGCACTGGACTGCAATGGCACCCCTGGTGGCAACGTTCTTCCCGGCACTTCGTGCGACGATGGCAACGCGGCGACGATCAACGACGTGCTGAACGCGAACTGCGAATGCGCAGGCACCCCGGCGACACTGGACTGCAACAACGTTCCGAACGGTCCGGCGTTGCCCGGAACACCTTGCGATGACGGGAACGCGAACACGGGCAATGACACATGGACCTCGAACTGCGAGTGCGAGGGCCAAGCACTGGACTGCAATGGCACCCCTGGTGGCAACGTTCTTCCCGGCACTTCGTGCGACGATGGCAACGCGGCGACGATCAACGACGTGCTGAACCCGAACTGCGAATGCGCAGGGACGCCAGCGACGCTGGACTGTAACAACGTTCCGAACGGTCCGGCGATGCCGGGTACCGCTTGCGATGACGGGAACGCGAACACGGGCAATGACACGTGGACCTCGAACTGCAACTGTGTCGGGCAAACGCTGGACTGCAATGGTACCCCCGGCGGCAGTGTCTTGCCGGGCACTTCCTGCGACGATGGCAACGCGGCGACGATCAACGACGTGCTGAACGCGAACTGCGAATGCGCAGGGACGCCAGCGACGCTGGACTGCAACAACGTTCCGAACGGTCCGGCCTTGCCGGGTACCGCTTGCGATGACGGGAACGCGAACACGGGCAATGACACATGGACCTCGAACTGCGAGTGCGAGGGCCAAACGCTGGACTGCAATGGCACCCCCGGTGGCAGCGTCTTGCCGGGCACTTCCTGTGACGACGGAAATGCGGCAACGATCAACGACGTGCTGAACGCGAACTGCGAATGTGCGGGCACACCCGCAATACTGGACTGCAACAATGTTCCGAACGGCCCCGCACTTCCTGGAACACCTTGTGATGACGGAAACGCGAACACGGGCAATGACACGTGGACATCGAATTGCAACTGTGCCGGACAAGCGATGGACTGTGACGGCATCCTCGGCGGAAATGCTGCTCTGGATGATTGTGGTGTATGTGCTGGAGGCTTTACGGGGGTCATCCCGAATGAGGACCTGGATACGGACGGTCTGTTGGCCTGTGAGGACAATTGCCTCACGGAATACAATCCGGACCAGGCTGATTTCGATGGTGATGGTATCGGGGATGCCTGCGACAATTGCATCTGGGTCGCCAACGAGGATCAGTCGGACTCCGATAATGATGGTATCGGGGACGCATGCCAGGCCGGGTTCAACACCGGGATCGATGAACTCAGCGGTGAAGGGCAGGGCATGAGCATTTGGCCGAATCCAGCACGTGAGCACATCATCGTGCGCTGTGATGCAGGCGTTGCACACATGCTTCGGATCTATGAGCCGTCCGGACGGTTGATCGAGGAGTTGCCCTTCAACCAACAAGTGGATATTTCCAGGCTGGCTACGGGAACCTATGTGGTTTTTGCCTTCGATGCGAAGGGCAAGCCATTGTCACGGGTCCGTTTGGTCAAGCTTTGATCGGTCGCGGCCAATGCGGGAAGCCTTGCCATGGGCTTCCCGCACTTGGCTACTTGAGCAGGGTCACATGTCCGCGCAGTTCCTTGCGGTCCGCCGTCACCCCGTTCCCGACCCGCAAGGACCACACGTAGACATCCTGCGGAAGTACGGCTCCTCCATTGTTCAGGGCACCGTTCCAAGCCTCGCCAAGTTCATCGGACCCGAATACTTTCTCCCCCCAACGGTCAAAGATGAGGAACTCGTATCCCGTGCCGTCCGTTCCCGTGATGATCGGAAGGAAGTCATCATTCCGGCCATCCCCGTCCGGGGTGAAGGCGTTAGGAACATCGATCTGGACCGGTGCATTCACGGTTACGGGGAGGCAATAGGAGGCAGTACATTCCACACTGTCATGCACGGTGAGGCATACTTCGTACCGGCCACCGAAGTAGTCGTTGAACCGGTTCGTCCAAGGATCCCCGTCTCCGGTTGCCAGACCATCGATCGCCCAAGCATAGTTCGTATATCCGTGGTGCTCGGGTGTGAAGGTGATGTCCGGATGGTCGGAGTCCGTTGTCGGCGGGTTAGCCGCGAAGACCGCCGAAGGAGGGGGCTGCAGGAACACAAGGTGCTCCGCGTTGCCGGTAGCCGTGCAGCCATTGGCGTCCGTTACATCCACAGTGGCGGCCAACCATCCAGGGGTGCCGAAGGTTTGGATGAGCGAGCCGGCCCCGATCCCCGAGGAGCCATCATTGAAATGCCAATTGCTGCCCACGATGCTTGGGTCGTCCAAGGTGAAGGCGATGCTCAACGGTGCGCAGCCTTGGACAAGGTCGGTCGTGAATGTCGCGGAGGGCGGTTCCGCAACTGTGATACCCACTTGGGTGTTGAACACGACGTGCGCACAGGCCCCTGAGCCGTGCAATTCATAGGTCAGGGTCCCTCCCGGCATGTTCGATGGATCAAAGGTCCCGTCCATGGATGAACCGTCGGCGGAGGTCCAATCTCCGCCCTGGGTGGTGCCCGCTCCTAAAAGAGGGAGCAATTCGAACGGTTCCGAATTGATGCAGGTCAACACGGCCGTGTTGGACCCCGGTACCGGCAGTGGGTCAAGGCCCACGGTGATCACGGATGAGGCGGATGGGCATGGTGCAAGCCCTGGGACCGTATAGGTGTATTGACCTTCGGTATTACTGGCTGGATCGAAGAGACCGTTCAACAGGGAACCGCTCGGCGTGGTCCAAGTTCCTCCGGGGTCCGGTGTTCCGCCAAGTTCAGCGGTCAGGTCGACGGCATTCCCGTTCGTACACCAATGGAGCAGGGTGTCCGATCCCGCGTTGGGTCGATCGTGTACTGCAATGGTCATCAATGCGGAATCACTGTGGCACGGTGTCGTTCCGTTGAGCAGGTAAGTATAGATGCCGGCCTGGTCGGTAGCGGGGTTGAACAATATTGCCGCCGAATTACCGGACGGGCCCGTCCATGTTCCTCCGGGGTCGGCCGCTGTCAACAACGTGTTGAGGTCGATGGTCGAACTGGTGCTGCATAGGGTCAGGCCTGCATCCGGTCCGGCATGCGGCATGGCATTCTCGATGACCGTAACGGTGGCGCTGGCGTCGCTGCATGGAGCGCTGCCAGCGATCGTGTAAGTGTATGCTCCCGGTCCGTCCACGATCGGGTTATAAGAAGAGGAATGCGGAAGTCCTCCCGGACCCGTCCACGTTCCCCCGGCCCCGGCCGATGATCCAAGTGAAGCGAAGAGGTCGGTCGCCACACTTTCATCACAAACGGTCAAGGAAGCATTGTTGCCGGCCGCAGGTGGTACGTTCACCGTTACGGTCACGGTCGCTTGATCCCCGGTACAAGGAGCCGTTGCCGTCAAGGTGTAGATATATGCACCGGTACTGGCGGTCGCAGGGTCCAGCATCGAGGTTTGCGCTGATCCGTCGGGATCTGTCCAGCTTCCCCCCGGGTCGGCCCCGGTGAGCAGCGTGGAGAGGTCGATCGTTGAGCCATCGTTGCAAAGGGCAATGGTCGCATCCGGTCCGGCATTCGGCGTGGAGTTCTCCGAGACGGTCACGGTGGCGCTGGCATTGGCGCACGGAGAGGTACCTGGTACCGTGTACGTGTATGCTCCTGGCCCATCCATGATCGGGTTATACGAGGAGGAGTGCGGAAGCCCGCCCGGCCCTGTCCATGCTCCACCTTCATCGGCGGAAGGTCCGAGGGATGGAAGGAGGTCGGTGATGGCACTTTGATCGCAGAGGGCCACGGAAGCATCAGTGCCGGCATTGGGCGGCATGTTTATCGTTACGGTCACGCTGGCTTGGTCCCCGATGCAAGGAGCTGTTGCGGACAAGGTGTAGACATAGTCCCCGCTGCTGGCGGAAGTCGGGTCCAACATGGAAGCTTGTGGCGATCCGTCGGGATCTGTCCAGCTTCCCCCGGGATCGGCGCCGGTTAGAAGAGTGGAAAGGTCGATGGGCGCACTGTCCGAACAGAGGGTGATGCTGGCGTCCGGTCCGGCAATTGGCGTGGCGTTCTCGAAGACGGTGACCGTGGCGCTGGCATCGCTACAGGGAGCCGTGCCGACTATTGTGTAGGTGTATGCCCCTGGTCC
Coding sequences:
- a CDS encoding T9SS type A sorting domain-containing protein produces the protein MSWEPYGTATGYTVYRKLKDGQSWGSSIASLGGSTNQLVDNNVSVGIYYEYKVVRSAGVTGTGYIASGIDVAAVDNRGVMVLLVDNDIAGGLTAELDQLATDLQDDGWGVIRHNVSRSTSVPNVRALVQGDYNADPENVKAVYIIGHVPVPYSGRLNPDGHSDHLGAWPCDGYYGEMDGTWTDNSVNITSSQLDRNYNVPGDGKFDQSDYPSAIELEVGRIDFSNMGLPWYSFPYSETELTRRYLNKAHAYKTRQFVPQRRGIIFDNFQDPGMPHPAAGSAYRFIPALVGASNTTNLDPTGTPFYNVINGQSYLWTYASGGGTWVSAYNVGNSDNYANIDFGGIFNMAFGSYFGDWDVTNNFLRATIASGNALTNVFSGIPNWWFQHMGMGDNIGLSAKITMNNTSLYTPQNGGWQGQPYNRVHLGLLGDPSLRMTVVARPSNLQVGNNGGLAAFTWTASLGAVDGYHVYEVNTNNGQLVRLTPNPVVQANFSSAAVPFVSGKRYMVRAVKLQISNTGKYYDLSLGVQATASGTATPDCNGVVGGPAVAGSSCNDGSACTVNDVLDANCQCVGTTSPDTDGDGICNAQDNCPNVPGQIGSSCDDGNPATINDVLNSNCQCVGTPATLDCNNVPNGPAMPGTACDDGNANTGNDTWSSNCQCAGQALDCNGTPGGSALPGTSCNDGNANTGNDTWTSNCECEGQALDCNGTPGGSVLPGTSCDDGNAATINDVLNANCHCAGTPVTLDCNSVPNGPAMPGTACDDGNASTINDVLQANCECAGTPATLDCNNVPNGPAVPGTACDDGNANTGNDTWTSNCNCVGQALDCNGTPGGSVLPGTSCDDGNAATINDVLNANCQCAGTPATLDCNNVPNGPALPGTACDDGNANTGNDTWTANCNCVGQALDCNGTPGGNVLPGTSCDDGNAATINDVLNANCQCAGTPATLDCNNVPNGPALPGTACDDGNANTGNDTWTSNCNCVGQALDCNGTPGGNVLPGTSCDDGNAATINDVLNANCQCAGTPATLDCNNVPNGPALPGTACDDGNANTGNDTWTSNCNCVGQALDCNGTPGGSVLPGTSCDDGNAATINDVLNANCQCAGTPATLDCNNVPNGPALPGTACDDGNANTGNDTWTANCNCVGQALDCNGTPGGNVLPGTSCDDGNAATINDVLNANCQCAGTPATLDCNNVPNGPALPGTACDDGNANTGNDTWTSNCNCVGQTLDCNGTPGGSVLPGTSCDDGNAATINDVLNANCECAGTPVMLDCNSVPNGPAMPGTACDDGNASTINDVLNANCECAGTPATLDCNNVPNGPAMPGTACDDGNANTGNDTWTSNCECEGQALDCNGTPGGNVLPGTSCDDGNAATINDVLNANCECAGTPATLDCNNVPNGPALPGTPCDDGNANTGNDTWTSNCECEGQALDCNGTPGGNVLPGTSCDDGNAATINDVLNPNCECAGTPATLDCNNVPNGPAMPGTACDDGNANTGNDTWTSNCNCVGQTLDCNGTPGGSVLPGTSCDDGNAATINDVLNANCECAGTPATLDCNNVPNGPALPGTACDDGNANTGNDTWTSNCECEGQTLDCNGTPGGSVLPGTSCDDGNAATINDVLNANCECAGTPAILDCNNVPNGPALPGTPCDDGNANTGNDTWTSNCNCAGQAMDCDGILGGNAALDDCGVCAGGFTGVIPNEDLDTDGLLACEDNCLTEYNPDQADFDGDGIGDACDNCIWVANEDQSDSDNDGIGDACQAGFNTGIDELSGEGQGMSIWPNPAREHIIVRCDAGVAHMLRIYEPSGRLIEELPFNQQVDISRLATGTYVVFAFDAKGKPLSRVRLVKL
- a CDS encoding gliding motility-associated C-terminal domain-containing protein, which codes for MATVLLVVLLRLPVNAGCVTSYTANASPPPTNGTYACGQTVTFCVTISGWSLTNSNWFHGIIADFGPGWDMSTLVPGTPPATVNGTGTWGWYNSVTGTNPGGANQGPQGPGFFFDLDNDGDPGNNFGDFSGTGPWTFCWTISVASGGACVQGADLSVVITAFADSQTGSWTLGGCGQQTLTTLPATVGCAYSGNDNVLTVCADSAPVDLFPLLGAAGGGGTWTTSDGSSFNGVFNPAIMPAGACTYLLPGACPDDHATVTVSVNLPPSAGMDGSLTVCDIGAPTDLFTSLGGSPDLGGTWTGPDGLPHSSNYSPAIDGPGAYTYTVVGTAPCSDASATVIVTETAMPNAGPDANIALCSDGALIDLSSLLIGADPGGTWTAPDGTAHGAMLDPASASSGAYLYTLAATLPCSGDQAIVNVTVDPSPNAGVNASLTVCDQGAPTDLYASLGISADPGGTWTGPGGLPHSGNYDPAVDGPGAYTYTIVGTAPCSDASATVTVFENATPIAGPDASITLCSDSAPIDLSTLLTGADPGGSWTDPDGSPQASMLDPTSASSGDYVYTLSATAPCIGDQASVTVTINMPPNAGTDASVALCDQSAITDLLPSLGPSADEGGAWTGPGGLPHSSSYNPIMDGPGAYTYTVPGTSPCANASATVTVSENSTPNAGPDATIALCNDGSTIDLSTLLTGADPGGSWTDPDGSAQTSMLDPATASTGAYIYTLTATAPCTGDQATVTVTVNVPPAAGNNASLTVCDESVATDLFASLGSSAGAGGTWTGPGGLPHSSSYNPIVDGPGAYTYTIAGSAPCSDASATVTVIENAMPHAGPDAGLTLCSTSSTIDLNTLLTAADPGGTWTGPSGNSAAILFNPATDQAGIYTYLLNGTTPCHSDSALMTIAVHDRPNAGSDTLLHWCTNGNAVDLTAELGGTPDPGGTWTTPSGSLLNGLFDPASNTEGQYTYTVPGLAPCPSASSVITVGLDPLPVPGSNTAVLTCINSEPFELLPLLGAGTTQGGDWTSADGSSMDGTFDPSNMPGGTLTYELHGSGACAHVVFNTQVGITVAEPPSATFTTDLVQGCAPLSIAFTLDDPSIVGSNWHFNDGSSGIGAGSLIQTFGTPGWLAATVDVTDANGCTATGNAEHLVFLQPPPSAVFAANPPTTDSDHPDITFTPEHHGYTNYAWAIDGLATGDGDPWTNRFNDYFGGRYEVCLTVHDSVECTASYCLPVTVNAPVQIDVPNAFTPDGDGRNDDFLPIITGTDGTGYEFLIFDRWGEKVFGSDELGEAWNGALNNGGAVLPQDVYVWSLRVGNGVTADRKELRGHVTLLK